Part of the Lolium rigidum isolate FL_2022 chromosome 6, APGP_CSIRO_Lrig_0.1, whole genome shotgun sequence genome, ACGACTCCCTCCCTCCCAAATTGGATGTGCAGGGCGGACCGGAACAGGTTGGGATGGCATCAGGCATAGATGACCACCAATGGCGGGGCCCTTGCCCTCGGCCCAAATTTGGGCCCATTTGAGACTGATTTGGGTTAGTCGGGCCTTGCTGTCCACATTGTTCCAGGGGCCTCCGGCAGACCTAGGAGCCCACCCCTTGGTCATGGTTTGACTGATGTGTTAGATCCAGGCCACTGGGCCTAGATCTGGTGACCGACTGTTCTTCTTCTGGGAGCCGCGGAGTTGTGGATGTCCTTCCGATCTGCCCATGGACTGTTTGGCTAGACTGCTATACTCGCCAATTCTGAGGGACGTGTTGTTGTGGTATCGGACACGTTGCCGGTGCGAGATCTTGGATGTCGGGCGGCCCTGGGAGGTGGACTACGCGGGCGCTTCTTCAACGAGCGACGTAGCGATAGTGATGGCCTTCTCTTTGGTCATGAGGATGGAGAAGAGCAGGCGGCGAGAGTTCCTGGAGTTGAATGCGTGTGGTGTACTGGCTTCTCCTAGATCGTGATCTAGAGCCTGGGCTCGAAGGCACTGATCGATTTAAGATATCAAGTGTGTGTGAAGAATTTTCTAGGCGAAAGCTCAGCATCTCGATGCCAACGGTGGGGACGCTTGCGGGTGTCGTGATCCTCTTGGGGGAGCCTTTGTGGCTATCTTCGTCACGCTATGGCTTTGGTGAAAACCTTTGAACTTGCGGTATCGACGACAACGGCGTGTGCGTCGTTATCCTGTTTAGGGCATCGTCGTGGAGCCCCGATCCTCCTCAGTCTCGTTTTGTTGGTTTCAGTGCAAGTTTTGGCTCTTGTTGTACCTTTTTTCTCTTATCTTTaatctgctttgtaagaggttctcctcATTACCTTGTATCTGTTCGGCTGTGTGTGGCTTTTTTGGAGAGAAACACATTACAAACGCAgaggctcacatacacgcgcatacacccacccctatgaacgcacacacgcacaccctacccctacgaGCACCTCCAAAATACTGAGCTcgtggattggatcttgaaattgacgaagtcaccacaagcgCCTCACTGTCGATGGGAACGtcacctcccactgaatgaatattcctccTTTATGGgacacacatatgtcaaaccTGGGTTTAaggtgggctggggatacaaccacCATTCTACCCATCCAACCTCAGATTGGTTATAAAGCGGAACGAAAGAAACAACATTATTATATTTCTATTAAACCATTGTGTGCGCGGGAAATATCTTGTACTACTATTATTTTACTTTGTTGGTAGCTCTCATAAACATGCATTGTCACGATACTTGCAGAACATAACTTCTCTAACTTTATTGAGCTGGGGGAAATAAAAGCCGGCATACATGTATGCATAATATGCAGCAGTACGTGTCAAGAATCTCTTTCTCCCCGTGCCTCTGGCTTTGCCTTGTTCGCCTCGTCTCTCGTCACTTCTTTTTGCACAAATCGACCACTACCTTTCCTTCTTCTCGAGGCCACCCGCCAGCAGAATCGAATTCCTCTGCATCGCCGTCGCACTACCGCTGCCAAGAACAGCAAGCTCTCTCCGgtaagcttcctcctcctccctatttTCGTCAATCTAGCTGCTTTACCTTGGATGGAAATCACATTAAAATCTTCATTCCCTTTGGTGGTGGTTTCTTCTGGAATCTTTGGTGGTGGTTGCGTTTCTATGGTGCTTTCTTCTGGAATCTTTGGTGGTGGTTTTTTTTGGATGTTTTCTTCTCTTCGAATGTGGAGCATATAATCTTAGTACTCCACCCTTCAAAAAGCAAGAACCTTACTCGACCTTAATTCTGAACAGTGCTACTGTTCTTGAATATGTAGAGAGAACCCCGAAGGCCAGAACATGATGGTTCTTGTTTCATTCAGCTGCTAGTTCCTTGTCATCTCTGACTATATGCCCTGAAGCTAATTTGTTAAATATTATATCGTCTGATTAATTCGAGCAGCTCCACTTGACAACACCATCACATGACTTGTATAGTTTTTAGAATTAAAGGGGTCACACCCCCTGGTTCCATTAGAAACGCAACCACAAGTGTGACAGGTTTTTTTAGCAGAGCTCGTTCCTTAAGTACAGGAACGCAGAAACACCAAAGAGAAAAACTACAAAGGAAACTCGATTTTACAGTTTTGAGAACTGAAGCATACATGCTCGCTGAATGAGTTCCTCAGAGGCAATCTCCTGGCGCCAACGATCACCAGGATTCACCGGTGGGCAGCTGGAAGGATTTCCAGTGACAGCACCCAACATGATTTGTGTTCTTTTCGAAATAAAACACGATTTGGATCCACGTGTGCCATTGCGATGGAATTTCTAGACGAACCTCAAAATTAATTAGTGTCTCCTGAAGTCTCCAGTGAAAGCAtacgtgtgtgtgcaagtgcCAAAAGGAAATTTGGAAAATAGCTGCATGCCTGGTCACGGTCACATAGTGGGAACAAGGCTCATTGTAGAATGGGCCACTTTGGCTTTGCGTGTAACTTTTATCGATCCTTGTTTGCCTTTTTCGTTCAGCTCTGTTATTTGTCTCAATCTGTAAACCTACCTGCTGCATTCCCAGTGAATTGTTGTTTCTGCCGACCTGTTGTTTCCAGGACCCGGCTAGATGGCAGGTGCAAACAAGGTAGCTCCAGTACTTTTGTGTCAATTGTTATAACATTCAGGTTGTGCCGGTTTACTATTTTGGGTGATGCAGGGTTACGATGGTTCAATGCCCCCCGGCAAAAAGTTAAAAATTGTGTTTGTCATAGGTACCACTTCTTCTGAACTAGTATGATATACCCTGCTTATTAACTCCTTGAGCTGATAAGTACATTGCATATACTGCTGTTCCAGGAGGGCCTGGCAGTGGCAAAGGCACTCAGTGCTCCAAGATTGTGAACCAGTTTGGGTTTACCCATCTGAGTGCTGGAGATCTTCTCCGGCAAGAAGCTAAATCGAATACCGAGCAAGGGTATTAATCCAGTCCCAGTTCCTGTAACTAAACTCCTGCATTTTTCAGCATTATCTCGGTATCTTTCTAATGTCTACCTGTTTAAACCAGTACAATGATCAAGAATCTCATGCATGAAGGAAAGCTTGTATCTTCCGAGATCATCGTTAGGCTACTGTTGAAGGCCATCCTTGCAAGTGGAAATGATAAGTTCCTTATTGATGGATTTCCACGGAATGAAGTGAACCGCCAAGCGTACGAGAAAATCGTAAGAATGCTTTTATGTACAGTACCTATGAGTAGTACTGAAAACAGTACAATCTTTTGCTGTGCGTGTGTTTCGCATTTACATATTTGTGCATCAGGTTAACATTGACCCTGAGTTCGTACTATTGATTGATTGCTCGAGGGAAGAGATGGAGCGGCGCATTCTTCACCGAAATCAGGTTATGTGCTTGTTGTTTCTTAGTCCCAACCTTTCATTTTGATTAACATGCCACTCTCGTATGCAGGGAAGAGATGATGACAACGTTGAAACCATCAGGAGGAGGTTTGAAGTTTTCCAGGAATCAACTCTGCCTGTCATTCAGCACTATGAGAAAATGGGGAAGCTCCGAAGGGTAATTTAGAATGTGGAGTACATATGCAATATGCAATATGTGGAAATTATAGTCCCTACTCCCTACACTTGATTATTTTTGATAATGTGGATACTATAATGGAAATGCTTTTTTTGTTCAAATTACGTGTTTTTTTTTATGAGAATAGTGAACTGTTGTTGTTTGTGCCCTGCCCCCTCAGGTTGATGGCAACAGGCAACCGGACATGGTGTTTGAAGACGTGAAGGCCATCTTCGCGCAACTAAACACTCAGGTATATCTAGTGTTACGTCTTGTAATTATCTACTTTGAAATAAATTATAGAAGCGCTGGCTTTTCGGTTGCCAATGCAGGGTAgcaatataagcatagcacaaacTAACCCATTCAAGCGTTGGTTCCTCCACCTGTGTTGTGGTAAGTAATTGCCCTGATCATTGTTTCTCTATTTTGTAGTCAGTTGATTGAGTACTTTGAGTCCGATTGGCTTGAAACATATTCTTGATCGCAAACCGTGCATGATCGATGTTTATTCTCCAACATAAATGACCCCACGTGTTTGTGATTCTCAGGTTGCTTCGATGTGCAAGATGGGAGGAATTGATTTCCTGAAGAAATGTTGAATGGCTCCCTTCAGTCCTGGATGTTGAAGCAAGGTGGTATAGAAAAAAAAAGCCATCAGTGTTCTGATATGTTAATGTGTGCTATTTCAGTTTCCTGTGAGCTCTACTAAGCCCTGTGGATTTGATCGTGTAAACATTTTAGAAAAGAGAGTCCTGTCCACCTGGAGTTTATACTAAGATTCAAGTTTGGGTTGTGCATGAACCCTCTTAAACTTGCAGTGCCTGTCTGTGTCTGCACATTGACACTCATGTGTGATGGTGATACGGGTTGCATGTTGAGTTTTGGCGTGGAAACTTTGAGTCTTGATAGTGCTCCAGCAAATGTACGTCAACAAAGTTTATCTCCGCCTTAGGCCATAAACAATGCAAGATGCTTAGTGTGATTCTTATAAAAATAAAACGACTTCTTCCTAAGTGgtagtgctttttttttttggagaaatgcCTGGTTAAGCATCTGGCttatataaataagcaccaaaGCTTAAGAAAACCCCGATTATTTGTTTCACGGCTTCACCACCTCTCAAAGCACATTGCACTATACATGTTCCTACTATATTCAGTGTAATTATAAAATTTTCAAAAGCTTACCAACTTATTTAAACCCAACCACACCGCCAAGGATTTTGTTTATGTCAGTTCCCCTCGCACAGGAGGCCTCTTCAGCTCTGGGGTGATGTGGGAATCACACACCAAGAGGTCCAAAACCTGCATCCGACATCTTCTACAGCGCTGTGGGCGGGCGCAGTGAACTCTCTCAGCGCCAGGGTCCGGCAAGTCATAAGTCAGTCATCTGGTTGATAGGTTATGACGGTTTCAATGACAAGTATGTGCATACACTTCTCGTGGAAATACATGCTCTAGCATACGGCTTGATCAGGCAAAGTAGATGTTCATGTGTCATTACCTTGTCGAAGGTATCTGGCTTGAAGCTCAGATCTAGGAATGAAAATGCTGAGTTCGAACTTATTGGACTCGTCAACATCTAACCACGTGTGCCGATCCTTCTTGAAGGCTCTCTCTAGCAGCAGTAAACTGTTCGATGTTCGTCATACTCAAATATACCTACGAGGTATTTGAGTATGTCGTAGGTCAGATTGTAGAGATAGTACCGTGAGACTAGTCCTTTTTGTATGACATCAGATTTTTTCCTTTATTGTTGTAGCTGGTTCGTTCAACATCCATGCTTGGCTTTTTCTTGACATATTTTAATAATTAATTATATACAGCCATGTGCATCACTCGATGTAGATGCCAACGGTCATCCTTCTAGCCACCGTTGTTGTCTATATGGACCATGATATTTTTGTTATGGTTTCAGACCTAGCAGGGATGGATAGCTTTAaaaatcttagagcatctccagtcgcgtcccccaaaccgtcccccaaaccgcgtcggatcgagcgtttgggggacgtgtttcgttcgtgccgcgtttgggggacgtcgctccccagccgcgtcccccaaacgccgcccccaaacatttaaaataatttttctggcatttttatttcaatttccacaaactaatacataatttggaacgtggtttacacgaaaacacagtttgaaacatgattttccacaaactaatacatagtttgaaccatggtggacacaaatataaaatattgcaaagaaactaaacctaactaggccgtgcatcgaaggtttcgtgtgttcgctgctaagaaagaacactcgagggcacacctagatcacctaaaccggaaaatccagcgggaggatggtgcccttgttggttctaccgatgaggcgaacaggcagaaacctccgtgcacgtattcgctgcgaagaaacaacactcattcagtcgtcctcctcgtcggtgcgtcgtcgtcgtccctgtcgacgtggtagtcccggaggcagcgcctccgtcgaagaccttgacgctcatgtccccgttgccgaagtaggagaacacgaggatgaagccggcttcgaggctgtggtggcgcgcgaacttctcccagccgatgttgaggtacatcttgccgcgcgcgtcgtagatcgccttgacgatccaccggcggtagccgcacgaatgctcccgcagatgcatcgtgcgcgggcgtacgccgccgacgtactcggcgaaggagtccggcagcctctcggATGccggcgggtcgcccttgaggacgtggacgaactcgaacaggacgtccggctccacgtccatctccgacgatgaagacgacggcgtgggaggcgacggcgagcgttcagctgtgccgcggccacgaccacgaccacgaccacggccgcggccgcgaggtcggcctccgcctctaccagacatagcgtcgagtcttgttgagagatggtggcggctagggtttgggagagaggcgctagggtttgtgtgtgagagggacgatgagaggcgccccttttataggccggagggaggcggaggagcggtggcgctcattaacgccggcacgcagagctaggcgcggacGGGACGCGTCCGCGCTGCGCCCTctcgcgggaactgcaccgtcgctgcgcgccaacaacttccgtcgcgaggtaggcgacggttaggtttaaattaattgtgccgctgacgggtcggccccgccagtccccgcctcgcttttcgttgtgtccggtgtccccggagcgtcccctgtgggacggggacgggctcggggcgccggacaccatataggggcgcgccggacaaaaaagggctttgggggacgcggctggaacgctttttttgtccggcgcgccccaaatcgctttgggggacggtttgggggacgcgactggagatgctcttagtggttTGTCAAATTTGTGCAATTTGGTCTATGCCATTTCAGTTATTAAATTTATGTTTGATATCAAGATACAAACAATGAAGGTAGAGAAATTGAATTTAAAGAAAGATGAGATAACTTTTAGTTTTATGACAGGTATTTACCTTAATTTTTAATTTGATTTGTTTAATCTGATATGAATGTTTGTTTACTAAAGGTAAAATACAGTTGGATCATAAAGTCAAATATTTATTCATAAAACTAAATAAACCTATCACATACAATGAGAAGAGAGGTACAACTTTTTGAAATGGAGGTTGATCCTCGACCTCTACATCaacagatgcacacaaccatatgTTACTAAAAAAATCCAAGCAAAGCGAGGCATCTGTTCTATATACAAAGGAGAGTGTACCATCAAGGGTTCGGCCATTTTTCTGAATCGATATATTAATGAACTGAATCTGAATTGTAAACGAGGTGgttcagaaaaaggaaaaggccctatggttgaggaaggaaatatagATTCTGGAAGGAGTACAAGTGTGACAGTCATTAAGCTTATTGAACATGTTCAGAGAAGGAAGTGGACGCCTCCACCGTCGGGATGGCTGAAGATAAACTGCGATGCATCCTTTGACAGTGAAAATGCAATTTGCTCCATTGCATGCATATGCAGAGATCAGGTTGGGAAGGTCATCTGGGCAAGAAACGAGTCAAATCTCAGATGCATCGATGTTCCTGAAGCTGAAGCAAAGGCTTGTTTGTTGGGCCTAAAAAGCATACATGATCCCTCAAAAGTCTCAATTATTCTAGAGTCAGATAGTGCCATCGTGGTGgaagcaattaaaagaagaaaccAAAGTAAGTCCCGGTTATGGAAGTTGTATGAGGATATATCAAAGTTACAGGAAAGTTGTATCCAGTGTGAGATTTCTAAAATAGGTAGAGAGAGCAATAGTGCAGCTCATATTCTAGCTGATACTGCCAGGTTAAACGGTATAAATCAATTCTGGCTGGGGATTGTCCCTACAGTAGTAGCTGAGATAGTGGAAGCTGAGATTGTAAAACTTAACAATGATGTAATATAAAAGCTCTctttcctcgcaaaaaaaaatcatagGGGGTCTGCCTCGCGATAGTATCTCCATAAACCTACCACAAGACCTATGACAAGTGATCGAACAAAGAAAGCAAACAACCCATAGAAAACTCCTTCGAGAAACTCTTCTCGCGTGTGCACTAATGATGATGAGGCCAATCATTGGTTGATCTCGGGATTTTCATCCCCAAAGGTTATGCACTTCAAGCTAGCACCTTCATCAATGGCACGGGGCGGGTGCAGGTCAACATTGTCTAATGAGAGATCTCATGTCTACATTGGAGTGcacgcatcatcatcatcatcatcatcatcatcgctgaCGCTTCTTGCAAGTCGGATCCTGGAAAGATTATGGAAGTAGGGTGTGGCCCTTGTTGCCTTAAAACATATATTCACTATTACCCCTCCACCGATCTCGTTGATGGAAGATGGTAGAACAGGTAGGGGTCGTATGCCTCAGGTATCCTCCACCGGCCGATCGGATTAATCCCCTCAATATGATAGGTTTCTCGTTTAATGCCCTTATTGGCCTCGAAGATATTTTATTATTCTTATTTATGGATTCATAACCGATGACGTGGTAGATCCATGAATTTGATTCGATTTGTTTTATTATACTATAGAAACAAACATTTAAATCAACATTATTGCACGACATCTATTTGAAATCCTATAATTTAAGGAAAAATAAAAGTGGCTTGTGCTTCTATAGACCTCCAAATTTTAAAATAGTGTAAACATCCGAAGGGGTATCGTGGTACCGTTTGATGTTAGCTATCTTATCCCTAATTCTAAATATGTATCGTTTAATATCAGCTGTCTTTGTGTTTCTGGGAATTCTGGTACTTGTGCTGTCAAGCTTGATATGCATAAAGCATATGATTGTGTAGAATGGATTTTTCTAGAAAATATGATGAGGAAATTGGGATTTAGTGAAGGGTGGATCACCATCATGATGGCTTGTGTCAAGTCTGTGAGATATCAAGTGAGGTTTAATTCAGAGGAACTGAGATGTTTATTCCTTCTAGGGGACTTCGGCAAGGGGACCCCCTTTCTCCTTATTTGTTCCTTATTTGTGCAGAAGGCTTATCTAGTCTCTTACTGCATGAATAAGAAGTTGGTGGCATTGATGGGTTAAGAGTGTGTAGAAATGCATCGTCAGTCTCTCATTTACTTTTTGTTGATGATTCTCTTATTCTCATGAAGGCGGATATGAACAATGCAACTTCCTTGCAGCAAGTACTAGACACCTATTGTGCTAATTCAGGTCAACTTGTGAGTTTGGCAAAGTCCAACATATTTTTTTCTCCAAATACAAATGTGTTGGTGAGAGCTGAAATTTGTGATACTCTTCATATTGACACTGAAGCCCTATCTGATAAATATCTTGGTCTTCCAGCAATTGTTGGCGCAGATAAAAGTGATTGTTTTATTCATTTTGTCGAGAGAATTATTCAAGGAATAAATGGATGGAAAGAGAAGCTGTTATCCATTGGTGGTAAAGAAATTCTCTTAAAGGCAGTGGCTCAAGAGATTCCAGTATATGCTATGTCGTATATGCTATGTCTGTCTTTGAAATCCCTATTGGTGTGTGCAAAAAAAGTGACTGATGCTATTGCACAATTGTGGTGGggagatgatgaaaataataagaaTATGCATTGGCTGGCTTGGTGGAAGCTTTGTTTCCCAAAAAATGAAGGAGGCATGGAATTCAAGGATTTTCACTTTTTTAATCTAGCTATGCTGGCAAAACAAGTTTGGAGATCAGTAAATGAGCCTGACTCTCTTTGTGAAAGGGTTTTAAAATCCAAGTATTATCCGCATAGTGACATCTTGAAGGCTGTACCAAAAGTTGGGTCATCTTTTACTTGGCAGAGTATCATGGCTGGCATGTCAACATTCAAGAGAGGCTATATCTGGAGGGTGGGTAATGGAGAAAATATCAATATCTATAGTGATCCATGGATTCCATCAAGTATTGACAGGAAAATTTTGACTCCTAGAGGTGACGGGATTTTTTCAAAAGTGGCTGACCTTATTGATCCCTTTACTGGTACTTGGAACATCTCTCGCCTTaatgatctatttcttgttgtTGATGTAAACCGCATTCTGGAAATTCCGTTGAATAATTAAGGTTTTGATGACTTCATAGCTTGGAACTATACAAGCCATGGTCagtattgttgacgtcagaaaccccctgacgggcagagacggtcaacacggtagagccgggaacaactagggctgcggctggccccagtccctcagagcgacggcccgcaaagcctcctggtcgcacgtccgatgcttatcacaagagcgtgccacctgacctatacctggtcaggaaggtgtggatgatgcctcgcttagtttcctacatggcatacatgtaaacattaaatacgagcctcgatcggctctcaggttatcctgtgaatcggctcaaagagccgatccacccatgattcggacgaggtgtccgaatatatggtggtcctgcttgatcaagataaagctaattagatctacgacaatttagggttttcaccgcataatcggatcatcctactcacgattgggcctcgcgctcgcgcacggtgaccgtaagccgatcctagacggggcctaaaaaccaacacgaggttgatccccgaacatcctttctagggctagcgaacgtcaccctacacNNNNNNNNNNNNNNNNNNNNNNNNNNNNNNNNNNNNNNNNNNNNNNNNNNNNNNNNNNNNNNNNNNNNNNNNNNNNNNNNNNNNNNNNNNNNNNNNNNNNcacaaatatagcaatcgatgctttcctctttgaaggacctttcttttacttttatgttgagtcagcttcacctatctctctccacctcaagaagcaaacacttgtgtgaaccgtgcattgattcctacatacttgcatattgcacttgttatattactctatgttgacaatatccatgagatatacatgttataagttgaaagcaaccgctgaaacttaatcttcctttgtgttgcttcaatacctttactttgatttattgctttatgagttaactcttatgcaagactt contains:
- the LOC124660992 gene encoding UMP-CMP kinase 1-like isoform X2, whose product is MAGANKGYDGSMPPGKKLKIVFVIGGPGSGKGTQCSKIVNQFGFTHLSAGDLLRQEAKSNTEQGTMIKNLMHEGKLVSSEIIVRLLLKAILASGNDKFLIDGFPRNEVNRQAYEKIVNIDPEFVLLIDCSREEMERRILHRNQGRDDDNVETIRRRFEVFQESTLPVIQHYEKMGKLRRVDGNRQPDMVFEDVKAIFAQLNTQQYKHSTN
- the LOC124660992 gene encoding UMP-CMP kinase 1-like isoform X1, whose translation is MAGANKGYDGSMPPGKKLKIVFVIGGPGSGKGTQCSKIVNQFGFTHLSAGDLLRQEAKSNTEQGTMIKNLMHEGKLVSSEIIVRLLLKAILASGNDKFLIDGFPRNEVNRQAYEKIVNIDPEFVLLIDCSREEMERRILHRNQGRDDDNVETIRRRFEVFQESTLPVIQHYEKMGKLRRVDGNRQPDMVFEDVKAIFAQLNTQGSNISIAQTNPFKRWFLHLCCGCFDVQDGRN